Proteins encoded within one genomic window of Vanrija pseudolonga chromosome 3, complete sequence:
- the sec6 gene encoding Exocyst complex component sec6: protein MATYSASVAVGEVLRQPDDLVKLTAYRNKLLKEKSTLDAKLTEGMRAQLSATRDALLKLQESRSAASMIREEMIEIEKLKNNKDEGEAFDKITRVSTVHRNFAQTAKMVSQLQSMADKVYRLTDMLQQDMHQDGGPIGPSANLLPIHFQLHQLETFMGETLHAAKRGDSADMKVLKAWFQPLEQLGHDFDDWLWQLGGSIIELSRAGYGGTVVRLLKIVEFEGKEDQKAVAMKLMRKAAQPDAQSNFRNNAAAARHIKNYRHKLLDAMESSIKRAYDERFEANHNDLLGFIDSLQFIYKDIIRIKHDVEPLFPPDYEVVQWLIKRYHGGLNTILRKAVASDPPAEVLLELHGWTKEYRKNMKELEVPSAWLQPPLLDGKSQDLIEDYVRLIVTKLDEWTINLQKEETAKFRLRTTAPSMVDELYGMDGVNDFFQLVNQQIDLALDSNQGAVLSRVVTESAKVMRRTQAEWVQLVGSEARAQAEKKPDEIPEGLVEYVMALANDQLRAADYTEALQARLEPLVSDKYKGVIVERLNEAIDGYLDVAKQCNAALVSFVFNDLRPATRQLFQQAWYQDGLLQQIIETMRDYLSDYQSHLNPSIYDILVEDMLDAFLIMYLTSIRRAPANSLRMPMASTRFQNDVAAAFDFFAKHKAPAELEVNFQVMDQVASMLSASEEMVFMDYYSFAQMHGPQFGFVEALLRARDDLDRSGVSDIMDIIRRRVADDNITDPPEPTIMVKVQGNKGGLAANLTNLGNLTANYAANLADKAGNIAKGAGRSTGRI from the exons ATGGCGACctactcggcctcggtggcggtcggcgaggtgctccGCCAGCCagacgacctcgtcaagctcaCCGCCTATCGCAAcaagctcctcaaggagAAGTCGACGCTCGATGCAAAGCTCACAGAGGGCATGCGCGCCCAGCTGAGCGCAACACGAGACGCGCTTCTCAAACTCCAGGAGTCTCGGTCCGCCGCGTCCATGATCCGCGAAGAGATGATCGAGATTGAAAAGCTCAAGAACaacaaggacgagggcgaggcaTTCGACAAGATCACGCGCGTCTCGACGGTCCACAGAAACTTTGCCCAGACGGCCAAGATGGTCTCGCAGCTCCAGTCCATGGCCGACAAGGTCTATCGCCTCACCGACATGCTGCAGCAGGACATGCACCAGGACGGCGGGCCGATCGGCCCAAGCGCCAACCTGTTGCCCATCCACTTTCAGCTGCACCAGCTCGAGACGTTCATGGGCGAGACGCTGCACGCTGCCAAGCGTGGAGATTCTGCCGACATGAAAGTGCTCAAGGCATGGTTCCagccgctcgagcagctcgggcacgactttgacgactgGCTCTGGCAGCTGGGCGGCAGCATCATCGAGCTCTCGCGCGCGGGTTACGGCGGAACCGTCGTCCGCCTGCTCAAGATTGTCGAGTttgagggcaaggaggaccAGAAGGCCGTGGCGATGAAGCTCATGCGCAaggccgcccagcccgacgcCCAGTCCAACTTTCGCAACAATGCAGCTGCGGCTCGGCATATCAAGAACTACCGGCacaagctgctcgacgcgatGGAGTCGTCGATCAAGCGCGCGTACGACGAGCGGTTCGAGGCGAACCAcaacgacctgctcggcTTCATCGACAGCTTGCAGTTCATCTACAAGGACATTATCCGCATCaagcacgacgtcgagcccCTCTTCCCGCCCGACTATGAGGTTGTCCAGTGGCTCATCAAGCGGTACCATGGCGGCCTGAACACCATCCTCCGCAAGGCGGTGGCGTCTGATCCGCCAGCCGaggtgctcctcgagctgcacgGCTGGACAAAGGAGTACCGCAAGAACAtgaaggagctcgaggtgcCGTCCGCGTGGCTGCAACCaccgctcctcgacggcaagtCGCAGGACCTTATCGAAGACTACGTGCGGCTCATCgtcaccaagctcgacgagtggACCATCAACCTGCAAAAGGAAGAGACGGCCAAGTTCCGCCTacgcacgacggcgccgtcaatggtcgacgagctgtACGGCATGGACGGCGTCAACGACTTCTTCCAGCTCGTCAACCAGCAGATCGACCTGGCGCTCGACTCGAACCAGGGCGCGGTACTGTCGCGCGTCGTGACCGAGTCGGCCAAGGTCATGCGGCGCACGCAGGCCGAGTGGGTGCAGCTTGTGggcagcgaggcgcgcgcccaggccgagaagaagcccGACGAGATCCCCGAAGGCCTGGTCGAGTACGTCATGGCCCTCGCCAACGACCAGCTCCGCGCAGCAGACTACAccgaggcgctgcaggcgcgcctcgagccccTCGTGTCGGACAAGTACAAGGGCGTGATTGTCGAGCGGCTCAACGAGGCGATCGACGGctacctcgacgtcgcgaaGCAGTGCAACGCCGCGCTTGTCAGCTTTGTGTTCAACGACCTGCGGCCGGCCACGCGCCAGCTCTTCCAGCAGGCATGGTACCAGGACGGCCTGCTGCAGCAGATTATCGAGACAATGCGCGACTACTTGTCAGACTACCAGTCGCACCTCAACCCGTCAATCTACGACATTCTCGTCGAGGACATGCTCGACGCCTTCCTGATCATGTACCTGACGTCTAtccggcgcgcgcccgcaAACTCGCTCCGCATGccgatggcgtcgacgcgcttcCAGAACGACGTGGCGGCCGCGTTCGACTTCTTCGCCAAGCACAAggcgcccgccgagctcgaggtaAACTTCCAGGTCATGGACCAGGTCGCGTCCATGCTCTCTGCGTCCGAGGAGATGGTCTTTATGGACTACTATTCCTTTGCGCAGATGCACGGCCCGCAGTTCGGGTttgtcgaggcgctcctccgcgcccgcgacgacctcgaccgctCGGGCGTCTCGGATATCATGGACATAATCaggcgccgcgtcgccgacgacaacatTACCGACCCGCCAGAACCGACCATCATG GTCAAGGTGCAGGGCAACAAGGGCGGCCTGGCGGCCAACCTCACAAACCTCGGCAACCTTACTGCAAACTACgcggccaacctcgccgacaaggccggcaaCATTGCCAAGGGCGCGGGCAGGTCGACGGGCCGTATCTAG
- the QNS1 gene encoding Glutamine-dependent NAD(+) synthetase encodes MHLVTVATCQLRQWALDFTGNCERILASIAIAKARGATLRVGPELEVPGYGCLDHFLEGDIILHSWEVLGQILQSPDAQGIVCDIGMPITHKNSNYNCRVIIYNGKIVLIRPKMWMANDGNYRELRHFTPWDKHRQTEKHSLPGIIRKITGQTHVPFGDAVVTTEDTVIGVETCEELFTPNSPHIAMGLDGVEIFTNSSASHHELRKLNRRVELIKEATMKLGGIYLYANQQGCDGDRLYYDGASLIALNGQILARGSQFSLNEVEVVTATIDLEAVRAHRTGSSRRMQAAQTEPFERYYVDTRLDGGQGLRIGEEETKAPGKVDIVYHTPEEEIALGPACWLWDYLRRSKTQGYFVPLSGGIDSCATAVIVHSMCRLVAKAAAEGNKQVIADARRMTGEPEDSAYLPTDAKEFCNRIFHTCYMGTQNSSAETRKRAKDLAEAIGAYHVDLNMDTAVAAVTGIFSMFTGKTPQFKVHGGSNAENLALQNIQARLRMVIGYTFAQLLPWARGKVGGLLVLGSANVDESLRGYLTKYDCSSADVNPIGGISKTDLKRFIAYAQKEFDLPILASFLDAVPSAELIPLGEGTTVQSDEVEMGMTYDELSVFGRLRKVEKCGPFSMFGKLVQEWGTFLSPTEIADKVKHFWFTHAINRHKMTTLTPSVHMESYSPEDNRFDMRPFLYPSRFDHQFAKIDALAAALPNRATQPGSDKAKVD; translated from the exons ATGCACCTAGTCACGGTCGCTACGTGCCAGCTCCGCCAGTGGGCGCTCGACTTCACGGGCAACTGCGAGCGCATCCTCGCGTCCATCGCgatcgccaaggcgcgcggcgcgacgctgcgcgtgGGCCCAGAGCTCGAGGTGCCAGGCTATGGCTGTCTCGACCACTTCCTCGAGG GCGACATCATCCTCCACTCGTGGGAGGTGCTCGGGCAGATCCTCCAGAGCCCCGACGCGCAGGGCATCGTCTGCGATATCGGCAT GCCCATTACCCACAAGAACAGCAACTACAACTGCAGAGTCATCATCTACAATGGCAAGATTGTGCTCATTCGCCCCAAGATGTGGATGGCCAACGACGGCAACTAC cgcgagcttcGTCACTTCACCCCTTGGGACAAGCACCGCCAGACGGAGAAGCACTCTCTCCCTGGCATTATCCGCAAGATCACCGGGCAG ACCCACGTTCCCttcggcgacgccgtcgtcacgACCGAGGACACGGTCATTGGCGTCGAGACCTGCGAGGAGCTCTTCACACCCAACTC CCCCCACATCGCCATGGGCCTGGATGGTGTCGAGATCTTCACCAACTCGTCGGCGAGCCACCACGAGCTGAGGAAGCTCaaccgccgcgtcgagctgaTCAAGGAGGCGACCATGAAG ctcggcggcatctACCTCTACGCCAACCAGCAGGGATGTGACGGCGACAGGCTGTACTacgacggcgcgtcgctTATCGCCCTTAATGGCCAGATCCTCGCCCGCGGCTCGCAGTTCTCGCTCAACgaagtcgaggtcgtcaCCGCCACGATCGACCTTGAGGCCGTCCGTGCCCACCGTACTGGCTCCAGCCGACGCATGCAGGCCGCCCAGACGGAGCCGTTTGAGCGGTACTATGTCGACacgcgcctcgacggcggtcaGGGCCTGCGtatcggcgaggaggagaccaAGGCGCCTGGCAAGGTCGACATTGTGTACCACACtcccgaggaggagattgc ACTCGGCCCCGCATGTTGGCTGTGGGACTACCTCCGCCGCTCGAAGACACAGGGATACTTTGTCCCCTTGAGTGGTGGTATCGACTCGTGCGCGACGGCTGTTATCGTCCACTCGATGTGTCGTCTTGTTgccaaggccgcggccgagggaA ACAAGCAGGTCAttgccgacgcccgccgcaTGACTGGCGAGCCAGAGGACTCTGCCTACCTCcccaccgacgccaaggagTTCTGCAACCGCATCTTCCACACCTGCTACATGGGCACGCAGAActcgagcgccgagacgcgcaAGAGGGCCAaggacctcgccgaggccattgGGGC CTACCACGTCGACCTCAACATGGACACGGCAGTCGCTGCCGTTACTGGCATCTTCTCCATGTTCACGGGCAAGACGCCCCAGTTCAAGGTCCACGGTGGCTCCAATGCCGAGAACCTCGCGCTGCAGAACATCCAGGCCCGACTCCGCATGGTTATTGGCTACACTTTTGCTCAGCTCCTCCCCTGGGCGCGCGGCAAAGTCGgtggcctcctcgtccttggcagTGCCAACGTCGACGAGAGCTTGCGCGGCTACCTGACGAAATACGA ctgctcgagcgccgacgtCAACCCCATCGGCGGTATCTCCAAGACCGACCTGAAGCGCTTCATCGCGTACGCGCAGAAGGAGTTTGACCTGCCCATCCTCGCGAGCTTCCTCGACGCTGTCCCGTccgccgagctcatcccccttggcgagggcacgACCGTCCAGtcggacgaggtcgagatggGCATGACGTACGACGAGCTCTCGGTCTTCGGCCGCCTGCGCAAGGTGGAGAAGTGCGGACCGTTCAGCATGTTCGGAAAGCTTGTGCAGGAGTGGGGCACGTTCTTGTCGCCAACAGAG ATTGCCGACAAGGTCAAGCACTTCTGGTTCACGCACGCCATCAACCGTCACAAGAT GACGACTCTCACGCCATCGGTTCACATG GAATCCTACAGCCCCGAAGACAACCGCTTCGACATGCGCCCCTTCCTCTACCCGTCGCGCTTCGACCACCAGTTCGCCAAgatcgacgcgctggccgccgcgttgCCCAACCGCGCCACCCAGCCCGGCTCGGACAAGGCAAAGGTCGACTAA
- the bob1 gene encoding putative prefoldin subunit 5 yields the protein MGEQQIQITDLDPNQLQEVKKQLDEVGVDVSAVPPRLAHTHQELDHLTNSFGQLKQAQSKFRSCVADVDELTPASENKEVLIPLTSSLYVPGKLTDVSSVVVDVGTGYYVKKTRAEASAHYAAKAEFVGKNLETLQKTIERKQENVQSVVQVLQMKLQQQQGGQGQAKA from the exons ATGGGCGAGCAGCAGATCCAGATCACAGACCTCGACCCCAACCAACTGCAGGAGGTCAagaagcagctcgacgaggtaggTGTTGACGTCTCGGCTgtgccgcctcgcctcgctcacacccaccagGAGCTCGACCACTTGACCAACTCGTTCGGCCAGCTCAAGCAGGCGCAGTCCAAGTTCCGCTCGTGTGTGGCCGACGTTGACGAGCTCACACCTGCGTCTGAGA ACAAGGAGGTGCTCATCCCCCTCACGTCCTCGCTCTACGTCCCCGGCAAGCTCACAGACGtgagcagcgtcgtcgtcgacgtcggaaCAGGATACTACGTCAAGAAG ACCCGGGCAGAGGCCTCGGCGCACtacgccgccaaggccgagtttGTCGGCAAGAACCTCGAGACGCTCCAGAAGACGATTGAGCGCAAGCAGGAGAACGTCCAGAGCGTCGTGCAGGTCCTGCAGATGaagctccagcagcagcagggcggccAGGGCCAGGCCAAGGCGTGA
- the YJR142W gene encoding putative protein, whose amino-acid sequence MSTADSLLPVVLAADNFPLHPYHPYPVRNPLTNEQYIPFHLSPADHALDLPPVGLLRPQILAALLEEHAASGSESPWTFFRADPHRHDSKIVCVAFSPAVRAKGREAMSKAIADVAAKWKAAGKFPEALDGWRNELYTIYASPKSSALAKPTGAFSNTAFACERAACALFGFATFGVHMTAYEGQGADMKIWVPRRSPTKATWPSMLDNTVAGGITDGLNPIETMVKECDEEASLPESLVRSRLRNVGAATYFYITSAGFLQPEIEYLYDLPLPARDSPDYVLPRPHDDEVESFSLWTVPDVIKALRAGEFKPNCGLILIDFLVRHGLVTPENEPHYLELQWHMRRRIGVGVPA is encoded by the exons ATGTCGACGGCAGACTCGCTCCtccccgtcgtcctcgcggcAGACAACTTTCCCCTGCACCCATACCACCCCTATCCGGTGCGGAACCCGCTCACCAACGAGCAGTACATCCCCTTCCACCTTAGCCCAGCCGATCACGCCCTCGATCTCCCACCCGTCGGCCTGCTGCGACCCCAGATCCTCGCCGCCTTGCTCGAAGAGCACGCTGCTAGCGGATCAGAATCCCCCTGGACGTTCTTTCGCGCCGATCCCCATCGCCATGACAGCAAGATCGTCTGCGTCGCCTTCTCTCCAGCCGTCCGGGCAAAGGGCCGCGAGGCGATGAGCAAGgccatcgccgacgtcgcggcaAAGTGGAAGGCCGCTGGCAAGTTCCCCGAGGCTCTGGATG GATGGCGCAATGAACTGTACACGATTTACGCCTCGCCCAAGTCGAGTGCCCTCGCCAAGCCGACCGGAGCGTTCAGCAACACTGCGTTCGCatgcgagcgcgccgcctgcgctcTCTTCGGCTTTGCGACCTTCGGCGTTCACATGACGG CGTACGAGGGTCAGGGCGCCGACATGAAGATCTGGGTGCCGCGCCGAAGCCCGACAAAGGCCACCTGGCCTAGCATGCTCGACAAT ACCGTCGCGGGAGGCATCACCGATGGGCTCAACCCGATCGAGACCATGGTCAAGGAGTGCGACGAGGAGGCTTCCCTCCCCGAGAGCCTCGTGCGCTCCAGGCTGCGcaacgtcggcgccgcgacctACTTCTACATCACCTCCGCAGGCTTCCTCCAGCCAG AGATCGA GTACCTCTACGACCTCCCTCTCCCAGCGCGTGACTCACCCGACTATGTCCTACCCCGcccccacgacgacgaggtcgagtccTTCTCG CTCTGGACCGTCCCCGACGTGATCAAGGCCCTCCGCGCAGGCGAGTTCAAGCCCAACTGCggcctcatcctcatcgACTTCCTCGTGCGCCACGGCCTCGTGACGCCAGAAAACGAGCCTCACTACCTCGAGCTCCAGTGGCACATGCGCCGCCGCATCGGTGTCGGAGTCCCGGCGTAg